A region of the Streptococcus oralis Uo5 genome:
TGTCTCGTTGACTCCTATGAGTTTGATGTTTTAGCTGCTGTGATTAGTCATTTTAAGTTTGTGGCGGGTATGAACGTAGGAGAGAAGAGACGTAGTCAGCTGGGCTCTTGCGACTATCAGCATGGGGAGAAGGTGTCTTCTCTGCGTTTGTCTACCGTGGGAGATTATCGGGGGCATGAGAGTTTGGTCATTCGTTTGTTGCACGATGAGGAGCAGGACCTGCATTTCTGGTTTCAGGATATGAACGAACTGGGTGAGCAGTACAGGCAACGGGGACTCTATCTCTTTGCAGGTCCAGTCGGAAGTGGCAAGACGACTCTGATGCACGAATTAGCCAAGTCTCTGTTTATGGGGCAACAGGTCATGTCCATTGAAGATCCTGTCGAGATCAAGCAGGAAGACATGCTCCAGTTGCAGTTGAATGAAGCGATTGGTTTGACCTATGAAAATCTCATCAAACTGTCTCTCCGGCATCGTCCTGACCTCTTGATTATCGGTGAAATTCGGGATAGCGAGACGGCGCGTGCGGTGGTCAGAGCCAGTTTGACAGGGGCGACAGTCTTTTCAACCATTCATGCCAAGAGTATCCGAGGTGTTTATGAACGCCTTCTGGAGTTAGGTGTGACGGAGGAAGAATTAGCAGTTGTTCTGCAAGGAGTCTGCTACCAGAGATTAATCGGGGGAGGAGGAATCGTTGACTTTGCAAACAAAGACTTTCAAGAACACCAGCCAACTAGCTGGAATGCGCAGATTGACCAGCTTCTTAAAGATGGACATATCACAAGTCTTCAGGCTGAAACGGAAAAAATTAGCTACAGCTAAGCAGAAGAAAATCATCACCCTGTTTAACAACCTCTTTTCCAGTGGCTTTCATTTGGTGGAAATTATTTCTTTTTTGGGCAGAAGTGCCCTGCTGGAAAAGGACTATGTGGCCCGGATGCACCAAGGCTTGTCTCAGGGGAAATCCTTTTCAGAGATGATGGACAGCTTGGGGTTTTCAAGTGCTATTGTGACCCAATTATCTCTAGCTGAAGTACATGGAAATCTTCACCTGAGTTTGGGAAAGATAGAAGAATATCTGGACAATCTGGCCAAGGTCAAGAAAAAATTAATCGAAGTGGCGACCTATCCCCTGATTTTGCTGGGATTTCTCCTGCTAATCATGCTGGGGTTGAGGAATTATTTGCTGCCTCAACTGGACAGTAGCAATATCGCCACTCAAATCATCGGCAATCTGCCACAAATTTTTTTGGGACTAGTGTTGGTTTGCTCTCTATCTTTACTTTTAGCTCTCACTTTCTACAAAAGAAGTTCCAAGATGCGGGTCTTCTCGATGTTAGCACGGATTCCCTTTCTAGGAATCTTTGTCCAGACTTATCTGACGGCTTATTACGCGCGTGAATGGGGCAATATGATTTCACAGGGGATGGAGCTGACGCAGATTTTTCAAATCATGCAGGAACAAGGCTCCCAGCTCTTTAAAGAAATCGGTCAAGATTTGGCTCAAGCCCTGCAAAATGGCTGCGAATTTTCTCAAACTATAGGAACCTATCCTTTCTTTAAAAAGGAGTTGAGTCTCATCATCGAGTATGGGGAAGTCAAGTCCAAGCTGGGGAGTGAGTTGGAAATCTACGCGGAAAAGACTTGGGAAGCCTTTTTTACCCGAGTCAACCGCACCATGAACTTAGTACAGCCACTGGTTTTTATCTTTGTGGCTCTGATTATCGTTTTACTTTATGCGGCAATGCTTATGCCCATGTATCAAAATATGGAGGTAAATTTTTAAAATGAAAAAACTCATGATAAAACTAAAAAAAGCCCAGCTTAAAGCTTTCACTCTGGTAGAAATGTTAGTCGTCTTGCTCATCATCAGTGTTCTTCTCTTGCTCTTTGTGCCCAATTTGACCAAGCAAAAGGATGCCGTAGATGATAAAGGAAAAGCTGCTGTTGTCAAGGTCGTGGAAAGCCAGGCAGAACTCTATCGTTTAGATAAAAATGATGACGCCAGCCTCAGCAAATTACAAGCGGACGGTCGTATCACAGCTGAGCAAGCCAAAGCTTATAAAGACTACCATGCAAAACAAAAAACAAGTCAAACTGTTGCAGATTAAGGCCTTTACTATGCTGGAAAGTCTCCTTGTTTTGGGACTTGTGAGTATCCTTGCCTTGGGCTTGTCCGGTTCTGTTCAGTCCAGTTTTGCAGCGGTGGAGGAGCAGATTTTCTTTATGGAGTTTGAAGAACTCTATCGGGAAACGCAAAAACGCAGTCTAGCCAGTCAGCAAAAAACCAGCTTGAATTTAGATGGACAGACGATTAGCAATGGCAGTCAAAAGTTGACAGTTCCTAAAGGAATTCAGGCACCATCAGGACAAAGCATTATATTTGACCGAGCTGGGGGCAATTCGTCCCTGGCTAAGGTTGAATTTCAGACCAGCAAAGGAGCGATTCGCTATCAATTATATCTAGGAAATGGAAAAATTAAACGCACTAAGGAAACAAAAAATTAAGGCAGTAATCTTACTAGAAGCAGTAGTAGCTTTGGCTGTGTTTGCCAGCATTGCGACCCTCCTTTTGGGGCAAATTCAGAAAAATAGACAAGAAGAGGCAGAAATCTTGCAAAAGGAAGAAGTCTTGCGTGTGGCGAAGATGGCTCTGCAAACAGGGCAAAATCAGGTAAACATAAATGGAGTTGAGATTCAGGTATTTGCAAGTGAAAAAGGATTGGAGGTCTACCATGGTTCAGAGAAATTGCTCGATCTTAAAGAGCAGTAAGGTAAGAGCTTTTACTCTTTTAGAATCTCTGCTTGCCCTTATCGTCATTAGCGGAGGTTTGCTCCTTTTTCAAGCTATGAGTCAGCTCCTCATTTCAGAAGTTCGTTACCAGCAGCAAAGCGAGCAAAAGGAGTGGCTCTTGTTTGTGGATCAACTGGAGGCAGAGTTAGAACGTTCGCAGTTTGAAAAGGTGGAAGGCAATCGCCTCTACATGAAACAGGATGGTAAGGATATCTCTATAGGGAAGTCTAAATCGGATGATTTTCGAAAAACGGATACCAGCGGACGAGGCTATCAGCCGATGGTTTATGGACTCAAATCAGCTCAAATTACAGAGGAAAATCAATTGGTTCGCTTTCGTTTCCAATTTCAAAAGGGCTTAGAAAGGGAGTTCATCTATCGTGTGGAAAAAACAAAAAGTTAAGGCAGGCGTTCTTTTATATGCAGTCACCATGGCAGCCATTTTTAGCCTTTTGTTGCAGTTTTATCTGAACCGGCAAGTTGCCCATTATCAAGACTACGCCTTGAACAAAGAAAAGTTGGCAGCTTTTGCCATGGCCAAGCGAAGTAAAGATAAGGTTGAACAAGAAAGTGGGGAACGAGTCTTCAACTTAGGAAAAGTCAGGTATCAAAATACGAAAACAGGTTTTGCAACAAGTGTTCGTATGAATAAGGGCAACTATGAATTTCTCTTTCCTCCGATGAAAATCCAAGAAAAGAAAATAGCTAAAAAGGAAGAGGTAGCGACTGATTCAAGCAATCAAGCAGGGAAGAAAAAATCAGAAGAAAAGCCTGAAAAGAAAGCCAATTCCTAGGCAATTCAACTTCTTTGTGTTACACTAAAAGCATGAAACACGATTTTAATCACAAAGCAGAAACCTTTGATTCGCCCAAAAATATCTTTCTTGCAAACTTGGTTTGTCAGGCAGTTGAAGCACAGATTGATCTTCTATCAGACAAGAAAATACTGGACTTTGGTGGTGGGACGGGTCTGTTAGCCTTGCCCCTGGCTCAGCAGGCCAAGTCTGTTACCCTTGTGGACATCTCGGAGAAAATGCTGGAGCAAGCCCGTTTGAAAGCAGAGCAACAAGACATCAAGAATATCCAGTTTTTGGAACAGGATTTACTGGTGAATCCTTTGGAGCAACAATTTGACCTGATTGTTGTTAGTCGGGTTCTTCATCATATGCCTAATCTAGATGCGACTCTTGCCATGTTTCACTATCATCTTAGGGAGAATGGACAGGTCCTCATTGCCGATTTTGTCAAGACAGATACCAACCATCATGGCTTTGAATTGCCTGAACTGGAAACCAAACTCGACCAGTTTGGTTTTTCGAGCATTGACAGTCAGATTCTCTATAGTGCTGAAGGTCTTTTCCTAGGAAATTACGCAGAGCTCTTTTTAACTGTAGCCCAAAAATCACTCGCTCACTAAAGCAGTGATTTTTTCTCTTCAGATGGAAAAAATAGGGGAATTTTGATAAGATAGGAATATGGATTTTGAAAAAATAGAACAAGCTTATACGTATTTACTAGAGAATGTCCAAGTCATCCAAAGTGATTTAGCGACCAACTTTTATGATGCCTTGGTAGAGCAAAATAGTATCTACCTAGATGGCGAGACCGAGTTGGAGCAGGTCAAGGAGAACAATCAAGCCCTTAAGCGCTTAGCCCTTCGCAAGGAAGAGTGGCTCAAAACCTACCAGTTTCTCTTGATGAAGGCAGGGCAAACGGAGCCTTTACAGGCTAATCACCAGTTTACGCCGGATGCCATTGCCCTCCTCTTGGTACTTATTGTGGAAGAGTTGCTGAATCAAGAGGAAATTAGCATCCTCGAAATGGGTTCTGGCATGGGGATTCTGGGCGCTACTTTCTTGACTTCTCTTGCTAAAAAAGTAGATTACTTGGGAATCGAAGTGGATGACTTGCTGATTGATTTGGCAGCCAGTATGTCAGATGTGATTGGTTTACAAGCTGGTTTTGTTCAAGGAGACGCCGTTCGTCCGCAAATGCTTAAAGAAAGCGACGTGGTCATCAGCGACTTGCCTGTTGGCTATTACCCAGACGATGCCATCGCTTCGCGCTATCAAGTGTCTTCTAGTCAAGAGCATACCTATGCCCATCATTTGCTGATGGAACAAGGCCTCAAGTACCTTAAGTCAGATGGCTATGCTATTTTTCTAGCTCCGAGTGATTTATTGACCAGTCCTCAGAGTGACTTATTAAAAGGGTGGCTCAAAGACGAAGTGAGTCTGGCTGCTATCATCGCTCTGCCAGAGGATATTTTCTCAACTGCAAGCCAAGCTAAAAGTATTTTTGTCTTACAGAAGAAAAGAGACAAGGAAATGGAACCCTTTGTTTACCCTCTTACTAGCTTGCAAGATCCGTCAGTTTTGTTGACCTTTAAAGAAAATTTTCAAAATTGGAGCAAAGGTACTGAAATATAAAAGAGATTTTGTTATAATAGATGAAAACGCTTAAAAAGAGGTATCATCTTATGACAAAAACAATTGCAATCAATGCAGGAAGCTCAAGCTTGAAATGGCAACTTTATCAAATGCCTGAGGAAAAAGTTTTGGCTAAAGGCTTGATTGAACGTATTGGATTGAAAGATTCCATTTCAACAGTAAAATTTGACGGTCGTTCGGAGCAACAAATTCTTGATATTGAAGACCATACACAAGCCGTTAAAATTTTATTGGATGACTTGATTCGTTTTGACATCATCAAAGGGTACGATGAGATTACAGGTGTCGGACACCGCGTCGTTGCAGGTGGTGAATATTTCAAGGAATCAACAGTTGTTGAGGGAGATGTGTTAGAAAAAGTTGAGGAATTGGGACTCTTGGCTCCTCTTCACAATCCAGCTAACGCAGCTGGAATCCGCGCATTTAAGGAATTGCTTCCAGATATTACCAGTGTTGTCGTATTTGATACCTCATTCCACACAACCATGCCAGAAAAGGCTTATCGCTACCCTCTACCAACTAAATACTATACAGAAAACAAGGTTCGTAAATACGGTGCCCAC
Encoded here:
- the comGA gene encoding competence type IV pilus ATPase ComGA codes for the protein MVQEIAQKIIATAKEKKAQDIYFIPKEKSYELHMRVGDERCLVDSYEFDVLAAVISHFKFVAGMNVGEKRRSQLGSCDYQHGEKVSSLRLSTVGDYRGHESLVIRLLHDEEQDLHFWFQDMNELGEQYRQRGLYLFAGPVGSGKTTLMHELAKSLFMGQQVMSIEDPVEIKQEDMLQLQLNEAIGLTYENLIKLSLRHRPDLLIIGEIRDSETARAVVRASLTGATVFSTIHAKSIRGVYERLLELGVTEEELAVVLQGVCYQRLIGGGGIVDFANKDFQEHQPTSWNAQIDQLLKDGHITSLQAETEKISYS
- the comGD gene encoding competence type IV pilus minor pilin ComGD — protein: MQNKKQVKLLQIKAFTMLESLLVLGLVSILALGLSGSVQSSFAAVEEQIFFMEFEELYRETQKRSLASQQKTSLNLDGQTISNGSQKLTVPKGIQAPSGQSIIFDRAGGNSSLAKVEFQTSKGAIRYQLYLGNGKIKRTKETKN
- the comGB gene encoding competence type IV pilus assembly protein ComGB codes for the protein MDISQVFRLKRKKLATAKQKKIITLFNNLFSSGFHLVEIISFLGRSALLEKDYVARMHQGLSQGKSFSEMMDSLGFSSAIVTQLSLAEVHGNLHLSLGKIEEYLDNLAKVKKKLIEVATYPLILLGFLLLIMLGLRNYLLPQLDSSNIATQIIGNLPQIFLGLVLVCSLSLLLALTFYKRSSKMRVFSMLARIPFLGIFVQTYLTAYYAREWGNMISQGMELTQIFQIMQEQGSQLFKEIGQDLAQALQNGCEFSQTIGTYPFFKKELSLIIEYGEVKSKLGSELEIYAEKTWEAFFTRVNRTMNLVQPLVFIFVALIIVLLYAAMLMPMYQNMEVNF
- the comGG gene encoding competence type IV pilus minor pilin ComGG, encoding MWKKQKVKAGVLLYAVTMAAIFSLLLQFYLNRQVAHYQDYALNKEKLAAFAMAKRSKDKVEQESGERVFNLGKVRYQNTKTGFATSVRMNKGNYEFLFPPMKIQEKKIAKKEEVATDSSNQAGKKKSEEKPEKKANS
- the comGC gene encoding competence type IV pilus major pilin ComGC, which gives rise to MKKLMIKLKKAQLKAFTLVEMLVVLLIISVLLLLFVPNLTKQKDAVDDKGKAAVVKVVESQAELYRLDKNDDASLSKLQADGRITAEQAKAYKDYHAKQKTSQTVAD
- a CDS encoding class I SAM-dependent methyltransferase; protein product: MDFEKIEQAYTYLLENVQVIQSDLATNFYDALVEQNSIYLDGETELEQVKENNQALKRLALRKEEWLKTYQFLLMKAGQTEPLQANHQFTPDAIALLLVLIVEELLNQEEISILEMGSGMGILGATFLTSLAKKVDYLGIEVDDLLIDLAASMSDVIGLQAGFVQGDAVRPQMLKESDVVISDLPVGYYPDDAIASRYQVSSSQEHTYAHHLLMEQGLKYLKSDGYAIFLAPSDLLTSPQSDLLKGWLKDEVSLAAIIALPEDIFSTASQAKSIFVLQKKRDKEMEPFVYPLTSLQDPSVLLTFKENFQNWSKGTEI
- the comGF gene encoding competence type IV pilus minor pilin ComGF, translating into MVQRNCSILKSSKVRAFTLLESLLALIVISGGLLLFQAMSQLLISEVRYQQQSEQKEWLLFVDQLEAELERSQFEKVEGNRLYMKQDGKDISIGKSKSDDFRKTDTSGRGYQPMVYGLKSAQITEENQLVRFRFQFQKGLEREFIYRVEKTKS
- a CDS encoding class I SAM-dependent methyltransferase, with the translated sequence MKHDFNHKAETFDSPKNIFLANLVCQAVEAQIDLLSDKKILDFGGGTGLLALPLAQQAKSVTLVDISEKMLEQARLKAEQQDIKNIQFLEQDLLVNPLEQQFDLIVVSRVLHHMPNLDATLAMFHYHLRENGQVLIADFVKTDTNHHGFELPELETKLDQFGFSSIDSQILYSAEGLFLGNYAELFLTVAQKSLAH
- the comGE gene encoding competence type IV pilus minor pilin ComGE, whose protein sequence is MEKLNALRKQKIKAVILLEAVVALAVFASIATLLLGQIQKNRQEEAEILQKEEVLRVAKMALQTGQNQVNINGVEIQVFASEKGLEVYHGSEKLLDLKEQ